In Methanococcoides sp. AM1, one genomic interval encodes:
- the pcn gene encoding proliferating cell nuclear antigen (pcna): MFKATIDAYLLKDSIETLSVLVDEARFRISPEGIAVRAVDPANVAMVSFDLATDAFDDFSADDCELGLDLSRVSDILAVADRDDKVQMELDEDTKKLKIQIGGFSYTLSLLDPSTIRAEPRIPQLELPAEIVLNGKDLQKAVKAAEKISDHMLLGVEGENFFMEAEGDTDRVKLTMSRDQLIDIKANDTRSLFSLDYLSDIIKPASKSNEVTLHLGKDFPIKINFSIANGAGTIGYLLAPRIESD, translated from the coding sequence ATGTTCAAGGCGACAATTGATGCATATCTTCTAAAAGATTCAATCGAAACACTATCTGTACTCGTGGATGAAGCAAGATTCAGGATCTCACCGGAAGGAATCGCGGTCCGGGCAGTAGATCCTGCAAACGTTGCAATGGTCAGTTTTGACCTGGCAACTGATGCTTTTGATGATTTTAGTGCAGATGACTGCGAATTGGGATTAGACCTGTCAAGAGTAAGTGACATACTTGCAGTTGCAGACAGGGACGACAAGGTCCAGATGGAACTTGATGAAGATACAAAGAAACTGAAGATACAGATCGGTGGTTTCTCATACACACTCTCACTACTTGACCCGTCAACCATCCGTGCAGAACCAAGGATCCCACAGCTCGAGCTCCCGGCCGAGATCGTTCTCAACGGAAAGGACCTCCAGAAGGCTGTCAAAGCTGCAGAGAAGATTAGTGACCACATGTTACTTGGTGTTGAAGGAGAAAATTTCTTCATGGAAGCTGAAGGCGATACTGACCGTGTAAAACTCACAATGTCACGCGACCAGCTGATCGATATCAAAGCAAATGATACACGTTCACTGTTCTCACTGGACTACCTGTCAGACATAATCAAACCCGCCTCTAAATCCAATGAAGTAACACTACACCTTGGAAAGGACTTCCCGATAAAGATCAACTTCTCCATTGCTAACGGAGCTGGTACTATCGGATATCTCCTGGCACCAAGGATCGAATCTGACTAA
- a CDS encoding transcription factor S — translation MEFCPKCKSMMFPIEGSLKCKKCGYTKDKETNPELVSRSNREEREVTVLEGDIDEGLPTTTARCPECENNVAYWWLRQLRSADESETRFFKCTKCSFTWREYD, via the coding sequence ATGGAATTCTGTCCAAAATGTAAGAGCATGATGTTCCCCATCGAAGGCTCATTAAAATGCAAAAAATGTGGGTACACAAAAGATAAGGAAACAAACCCTGAACTTGTATCAAGATCGAACCGTGAAGAAAGAGAGGTCACTGTACTTGAAGGCGACATTGACGAAGGACTCCCCACAACTACAGCAAGGTGCCCTGAATGTGAGAACAACGTAGCATACTGGTGGTTAAGACAGCTCAGATCTGCTGATGAATCCGAGACCAGGTTCTTCAAGTGTACCAAATGCAGCTTCACATGGCGTGAATATGACTGA
- a CDS encoding NUDIX hydrolase encodes MTVPTTPLLTVDAVIILNGKIILIKRKNPPFKNGFALPGGFVEIGETTEAAAIREAYEETGLSINLVKLIGVYSEPSRDPRGHTVSVCYLAIGHGEPKAATDAAEVALFDLKELPDIAFDHRKMIEDAGDDINGILSKM; translated from the coding sequence ATGACAGTTCCCACCACCCCCCTGCTCACAGTTGATGCCGTAATCATCTTAAATGGTAAGATTATACTGATAAAAAGAAAGAATCCCCCTTTCAAAAACGGATTTGCACTACCGGGTGGTTTCGTGGAGATAGGCGAGACTACCGAAGCTGCGGCAATTCGGGAAGCGTATGAAGAGACCGGACTATCTATCAATCTTGTTAAATTGATAGGAGTGTATTCAGAGCCTTCGCGTGATCCGAGAGGACATACCGTATCTGTATGTTACCTTGCTATAGGTCACGGCGAACCAAAGGCCGCCACTGACGCAGCTGAAGTAGCCCTATTCGACCTGAAGGAGCTACCAGATATAGCTTTCGACCACCGAAAAATGATTGAAGACGCAGGAGATGATATTAATGGAATTCTGTCCAAAATGTAA
- the artA gene encoding archaeosortase A, translating to MIENVLWIAVALMVLSSIIPVTRGIKFLVGGVGWIFFSLHWAYQPLHYIEISDYFNVVLTLAIAAFCLFMAHNMIREYREPSASGRSQDLNVILMVTSATAIGSLFYFPFANIPSLNQWIISNVTNATAGLLGFLGYNVESTWHKITYNGYTVQIILACTAIESIALFTGLIISINGSFKRIMSAFMVSVPVIFMLNIVRNVFVIAAYGDQWFGPESFEIAHHVIAKIGSAIALFVIAYVVMRILPELLDMIDGLWQMTTKHILKIVRKG from the coding sequence ATGATAGAAAACGTACTATGGATCGCAGTTGCCCTGATGGTATTATCCTCGATCATACCTGTAACAAGAGGAATAAAGTTCCTCGTAGGTGGGGTAGGGTGGATATTCTTTTCTCTTCATTGGGCATACCAGCCGCTTCATTATATTGAGATCAGTGACTATTTCAATGTAGTACTGACCCTGGCAATTGCTGCTTTCTGCCTTTTTATGGCACATAATATGATACGTGAGTACAGGGAACCTTCGGCATCCGGTCGGAGTCAGGATCTCAATGTCATTCTGATGGTTACGAGCGCAACGGCAATAGGCTCATTGTTCTACTTCCCTTTCGCGAACATTCCTTCCCTGAACCAGTGGATCATATCTAATGTGACCAATGCTACAGCCGGTTTGCTTGGCTTCCTGGGTTATAATGTAGAGTCAACATGGCATAAGATAACCTACAATGGTTATACTGTGCAGATCATACTTGCCTGTACTGCCATCGAAAGTATTGCCCTGTTCACGGGACTTATCATCTCCATCAATGGGTCTTTCAAGAGAATAATGTCGGCATTCATGGTCTCTGTGCCTGTAATATTTATGCTTAACATCGTCAGGAATGTCTTTGTAATAGCAGCTTATGGGGACCAGTGGTTCGGACCTGAAAGTTTTGAGATCGCTCATCACGTGATCGCAAAGATCGGTTCAGCCATTGCACTCTTTGTGATCGCTTACGTTGTGATGCGAATATTGCCTGAACTTCTTGACATGATCGATGGGTTGTGGCAAATGACAACTAAGCATATCCTGAAAATTGTAAGGAAAGGCTAA
- a CDS encoding phosphatidylserine decarboxylase gives MLAKDSTSWIAVVGFFALASTIASSLTDLALLRYLSYFGLALFVFIIWFFRDPERKTKICDHCLFSAADGKVIDVANGKVCVFMNVHNVHVNRAPISGTIRSITHKKGGHMPAFNKDSERNERTITVIESSHGDVEVTQIAGVLVRRIVSYLQVGDNVASGQKIGMIRFGSRVDVIIPSDFEISCKVGDRVYAGETMIAKEKGFKRNKQ, from the coding sequence ATGTTAGCTAAAGATTCTACCTCGTGGATCGCTGTTGTGGGCTTTTTTGCTCTGGCAAGCACAATAGCATCCTCTCTGACAGACCTTGCATTACTTCGTTACCTATCATATTTTGGTCTTGCTCTCTTTGTCTTTATAATATGGTTCTTCAGGGATCCCGAAAGGAAGACAAAGATATGTGACCATTGCCTGTTCTCTGCCGCTGATGGTAAGGTAATAGACGTGGCCAATGGCAAGGTCTGCGTTTTCATGAACGTTCACAATGTTCATGTCAACCGTGCTCCGATCTCCGGAACTATCCGTAGCATAACTCATAAAAAAGGCGGGCACATGCCAGCTTTCAATAAGGATTCCGAACGTAACGAGCGTACGATCACAGTTATTGAAAGCAGCCACGGGGATGTAGAAGTAACTCAGATCGCCGGTGTCCTTGTACGCAGGATAGTGTCATATTTGCAGGTGGGCGACAACGTAGCCAGCGGACAAAAGATCGGGATGATACGCTTCGGTTCCCGGGTCGATGTGATCATTCCTTCTGATTTTGAGATATCGTGCAAGGTCGGTGATCGTGTGTATGCAGGGGAAACCATGATCGCAAAAGAAAAGGGATTCAAGAGGAATAAACAATGA
- a CDS encoding archaetidylserine synthase produces MMFKALRVPDLVTLGNALFGMMAIFSACSGYADLAFIFIFFAAIADGMDGFLARRMPNSAIGEYLDSLADAISFGVAPAAALYFIYGYSHPYIMAIGACFYLFCGIIRLARFNTKQKSIPDFEGLPITASAVVIASYMLMADRYVQFYGVIAIVLLLSFLMVSEYPYPKLRGAKAMAFVAIVFILPIASYIVLPAYLSIFSTAMFLLLLLYLESPIMRIPRKYYED; encoded by the coding sequence ATGATGTTCAAAGCCCTCCGGGTCCCGGATCTTGTAACACTTGGAAATGCCCTTTTTGGCATGATGGCTATATTCAGTGCATGCTCCGGGTATGCGGATCTTGCTTTTATATTCATCTTTTTTGCAGCTATTGCTGATGGCATGGATGGTTTCCTGGCACGCAGGATGCCTAACAGTGCTATCGGTGAGTATCTGGATTCCCTCGCAGATGCCATTTCCTTTGGTGTTGCGCCTGCAGCTGCCTTATATTTCATCTATGGTTATTCTCATCCTTACATAATGGCCATTGGGGCATGTTTCTATCTGTTCTGTGGAATAATCCGCCTTGCAAGGTTCAACACAAAACAGAAAAGCATACCTGATTTTGAAGGTCTGCCTATAACCGCATCTGCTGTAGTGATCGCCTCTTATATGCTCATGGCAGACAGGTATGTCCAGTTCTACGGAGTTATCGCAATTGTGCTGTTGCTCTCTTTCCTTATGGTAAGTGAGTATCCTTATCCTAAGTTAAGGGGTGCAAAAGCAATGGCTTTTGTAGCGATCGTATTCATTTTGCCCATAGCATCTTACATTGTATTGCCTGCATATCTTTCAATATTCTCAACAGCAATGTTCCTGCTTCTATTACTCTATCTTGAATCTCCTATAATGAGGATCCCAAGGAAGTATTACGAGGACTAA
- the clpB gene encoding ATP-dependent chaperone ClpB, which translates to MDLNRFTQKAQEAVQKSFTISARYYNQQTDCEHLFLALMEQDSGLVPTLLNNMGSDTQAIVRKLEEHLSGLPQVSGPGNEQAYVSQSYNRVLDTADKEARTMNDEYVSVEHLLIALLKEKGSPGYRILEEAGITLEAALQAIKELRGNRRITSENPEDTMEPLKKYGIDFTELAAQGKLDPVIGRDQEIRHTIEILSRRRKNNPVLIGEAGVGKTAIVEGLALRIAKRDVPDAMKDKKIIALDMGSLIAGAKFRGEFEERLKAVLKEVADSEGQIILFIDELHTIVGAGATEGAMDAGNLLKPMLARGELHCIGATTLDEYRKYIEKDAALERRFLPVLVDQPDVENTISILRGLKERYEVHHGVRLKDTALVAAAVLSDRYISDRFLPDKAIDLVDEAAAKVRTSIDSKPSELDEADRKILQLEMEREALKKEKDAVSKERLADLEKELADIRAESDAMRAKWQGEKDIIANLSSLKQQIEEIKIQLELAENSGDFEQASKLKYGTLTPLEHQYNEEEAKLQEQQEEMLLKEEVGEEDIAQVVSQWTNIPITKLMEGEREKLTHLEDKLHERLIGQDETVKAVSDAVIRAYAGIKDPKRPIGSFIFLGPTGVGKTELAKALATELFDDENNMIRIDMSEYMEKHTVSRLIGAPPGYIGHEEGGQLTEAVRRRPYSVVLFDEIEKAHHDVFNVMLQILDDGRLTDSHGRTVNFKNTLIIMTSNICVDYAISKLEKGEDYASMQEMAQNELTKHFRPEFINRIDELAIFRPLTKGQLVQIVDIKVADLVHRLKDKRITLEITDGAKHYLGDAGYSESFGARPLKRVIQNEVETPVAKLIVEGKAPEGCTIIVDANERGITVEVAIQDEE; encoded by the coding sequence ATGGATCTAAACCGTTTTACACAGAAAGCACAGGAAGCTGTCCAGAAGTCATTCACCATTTCTGCAAGGTATTACAACCAGCAGACAGATTGTGAACATCTGTTCCTTGCATTAATGGAACAGGACAGTGGTCTTGTCCCTACACTTCTTAATAACATGGGCTCTGACACACAGGCAATTGTCCGAAAACTGGAGGAGCATTTGTCCGGACTGCCGCAGGTTTCAGGTCCGGGAAACGAGCAGGCATACGTGAGCCAGTCATATAACAGGGTACTCGATACTGCTGACAAGGAAGCTCGCACCATGAACGATGAGTATGTCAGTGTAGAGCACCTACTCATAGCATTATTAAAAGAAAAAGGAAGCCCTGGCTATCGCATACTTGAAGAAGCGGGGATCACACTTGAAGCTGCTTTACAGGCTATAAAAGAACTAAGGGGGAACCGACGCATTACAAGTGAGAATCCCGAAGATACTATGGAACCGCTCAAGAAATACGGCATTGACTTTACCGAACTTGCTGCACAGGGAAAACTAGACCCTGTTATCGGAAGGGACCAGGAGATAAGACACACCATCGAGATCCTTTCCCGACGCAGGAAAAACAACCCGGTCCTCATCGGAGAAGCCGGTGTCGGAAAGACAGCAATTGTAGAGGGCCTTGCATTGCGTATTGCAAAGAGGGATGTTCCAGATGCCATGAAAGATAAGAAGATCATCGCACTTGACATGGGTTCACTTATCGCAGGAGCAAAGTTCAGAGGAGAGTTCGAGGAACGTCTCAAAGCGGTACTGAAGGAAGTTGCAGACTCCGAAGGACAGATCATTCTCTTTATCGATGAATTGCACACAATTGTAGGTGCAGGTGCCACTGAAGGCGCCATGGATGCAGGCAACCTGCTAAAACCGATGCTTGCGAGAGGAGAACTGCACTGTATCGGTGCTACGACCCTTGATGAGTATCGCAAATATATCGAAAAAGATGCAGCTCTTGAGAGAAGATTCCTCCCGGTACTGGTGGACCAGCCGGATGTTGAGAATACCATCTCTATCCTGAGAGGATTAAAAGAAAGATATGAGGTCCACCACGGAGTGAGGCTTAAGGATACTGCACTTGTGGCAGCAGCGGTTCTCAGCGACCGTTACATCTCAGACAGGTTCCTGCCTGACAAAGCCATCGATCTTGTGGATGAGGCCGCTGCAAAGGTCAGGACATCCATAGACAGCAAACCATCTGAACTGGACGAAGCTGACAGGAAGATCCTGCAGCTGGAGATGGAACGCGAAGCACTCAAGAAAGAAAAAGATGCGGTTTCAAAGGAGAGACTTGCAGATCTTGAAAAGGAGCTTGCGGACATTCGTGCTGAATCCGATGCCATGCGTGCAAAATGGCAGGGAGAGAAGGATATCATCGCAAACCTGAGTTCCTTAAAACAGCAGATCGAAGAGATCAAGATCCAGCTTGAACTGGCTGAGAACAGCGGTGACTTCGAACAGGCCTCAAAGCTGAAATACGGCACACTGACCCCTCTTGAACATCAGTATAATGAAGAAGAGGCAAAGCTTCAGGAACAGCAGGAAGAGATGCTCCTCAAAGAAGAGGTTGGTGAAGAGGATATAGCACAGGTGGTCAGCCAGTGGACGAACATCCCGATCACGAAGCTCATGGAAGGAGAACGTGAGAAGCTCACCCATCTGGAAGACAAGCTCCATGAGAGATTGATCGGACAGGATGAAACAGTAAAAGCTGTCTCTGACGCGGTCATCCGTGCCTATGCAGGCATCAAGGACCCGAAGAGGCCTATAGGAAGTTTCATTTTCCTCGGACCGACCGGTGTGGGTAAGACAGAGCTTGCCAAAGCACTGGCAACTGAGCTCTTCGATGATGAGAACAACATGATCCGAATCGACATGTCCGAGTACATGGAAAAACACACCGTTTCAAGGCTGATCGGTGCACCACCAGGATACATCGGTCATGAGGAAGGCGGACAGCTTACCGAAGCAGTGCGCAGGAGACCTTATTCGGTCGTCCTGTTCGACGAGATCGAAAAGGCTCATCATGACGTGTTCAATGTCATGCTCCAGATACTTGATGACGGGCGCCTGACAGATTCACACGGAAGGACTGTGAACTTCAAGAACACGTTGATCATCATGACATCGAACATCTGTGTGGACTACGCCATCTCAAAACTCGAGAAGGGTGAAGACTACGCTAGCATGCAGGAGATGGCACAGAACGAGCTGACCAAACATTTCAGACCGGAATTCATCAACCGTATCGATGAGCTGGCGATCTTCAGACCGCTGACAAAGGGCCAGCTTGTACAGATAGTGGATATCAAGGTGGCGGACCTTGTCCACAGGCTTAAGGACAAGAGGATCACACTTGAGATCACTGATGGTGCAAAGCATTATCTTGGAGATGCGGGATACAGCGAGTCGTTCGGAGCACGACCGCTAAAACGTGTAATTCAGAACGAGGTAGAGACACCGGTTGCAAAACTGATCGTTGAAGGCAAAGCTCCCGAAGGATGCACAATAATTGTGGATGCGAATGAACGCGGCATAACTGTTGAAGTAGCCATTCAGGATGAAGAATAA
- a CDS encoding helix-turn-helix transcriptional regulator — translation MARQIILINIEKPVEKDLEKDIHWVCDSFGLSSGRDVEDISKKIVMGLLSNLSRDEGVTSEMLARSLDINLPRLNHHLRNLIGSGLVYRRKKMLYLRGGSLKAAVCEMRKDSERIFDELEQIAEEIDDEVGLMSR, via the coding sequence ATGGCTCGTCAAATCATCCTTATCAATATTGAAAAACCCGTGGAAAAGGACCTTGAGAAAGATATCCATTGGGTTTGCGATAGTTTTGGTCTTTCCTCAGGAAGGGATGTCGAAGACATCTCCAAAAAGATAGTCATGGGCCTGCTTTCAAATCTGTCCCGTGATGAAGGAGTTACCTCTGAAATGCTTGCGCGTTCTCTGGATATCAACTTACCTCGTCTAAATCATCATCTTCGCAACCTTATAGGGTCGGGTCTTGTCTACCGAAGAAAAAAAATGCTATATCTTCGTGGTGGAAGCCTTAAAGCCGCGGTCTGCGAGATGAGAAAAGATTCTGAAAGGATATTCGATGAGCTGGAACAAATTGCAGAAGAGATAGACGATGAGGTCGGTTTGATGAGTAGGTGA
- a CDS encoding PAS domain-containing sensor histidine kinase, translating into MDSLISSFKDRCNEEISEHHIAENLSNNNYFLLRNVLESTDDGISFFDNNGTIRLVNNKFREIWNIPDDADTEKNYIDAFVKYGLAQLKNPDHILSKIRRFPRSAENSSDVLYFKDGRIFEYHLFPVVTEGVIKGHVCSYRDITRRKKAESDFQEYARELERSNEIKDLFTDIIRHDLLNPAGLVKGFVEILLKREFDPDTTEKLCAIKRSNRKLIEMIESASKLSRLESISELEFREFDVGGFMRMAVEALHGQFESKHIVLENNITGAHKAKISPIIEEVFVNLLSNAVKYSPENSKVIVGILDNGDRWKVTVTDFGEGVADEDKPYVFERFKRVNKVAVKGTGLGLAIVKRIIDLHGGEVGVEDNSEGKGSVFWVTVKKA; encoded by the coding sequence GTGGATTCGTTGATTTCATCTTTTAAAGATAGGTGCAACGAAGAAATATCCGAACATCATATAGCGGAGAATCTGTCAAATAATAATTATTTCCTTCTAAGGAACGTTCTGGAATCTACGGATGATGGAATTTCTTTTTTTGATAACAACGGGACTATCCGGCTGGTGAACAATAAGTTCAGGGAGATCTGGAATATTCCTGATGATGCCGACACTGAGAAGAACTACATTGATGCATTTGTCAAATATGGTTTAGCTCAACTGAAAAATCCGGATCACATCCTTTCAAAGATCAGGAGATTTCCACGATCAGCTGAAAATAGTTCCGATGTCCTTTATTTCAAGGACGGTCGAATATTTGAGTACCATCTTTTCCCTGTTGTTACGGAGGGGGTCATCAAGGGGCATGTTTGTAGTTATCGTGATATCACCAGGAGGAAAAAGGCAGAGTCCGATTTTCAGGAATACGCCCGGGAACTGGAACGATCAAATGAGATCAAAGACCTGTTCACTGATATTATACGGCATGATCTGCTTAATCCTGCAGGCCTTGTAAAGGGGTTTGTGGAAATATTGCTTAAGAGGGAGTTCGATCCGGACACTACTGAAAAGCTCTGTGCTATTAAAAGAAGTAACCGAAAGCTTATTGAAATGATCGAATCAGCTTCTAAGCTTTCAAGGCTGGAATCCATTAGTGAACTGGAATTCAGGGAGTTTGATGTTGGTGGATTTATGAGGATGGCAGTAGAGGCTCTCCATGGTCAGTTCGAAAGTAAACATATAGTTCTTGAAAACAATATAACTGGTGCACATAAAGCAAAAATAAGTCCGATTATAGAAGAGGTCTTTGTGAATTTGCTTTCAAATGCAGTAAAATATAGTCCTGAGAACAGCAAGGTGATCGTTGGTATTCTTGACAACGGTGATAGGTGGAAGGTAACAGTAACCGATTTCGGTGAAGGGGTTGCTGATGAGGACAAACCATACGTTTTCGAAAGATTCAAGCGTGTTAACAAGGTTGCAGTGAAAGGAACAGGTTTGGGTCTTGCTATTGTCAAAAGGATAATTGACCTGCATGGTGGCGAAGTGGGTGTGGAGGACAATTCTGAAGGAAAAGGAAGTGTTTTCTGGGTAACAGTGAAGAAGGCCTGA
- a CDS encoding dihydroneopterin aldolase family protein codes for MAENTITDRDNVFFEAGIKLGALYHQFTGSPVSLRTVESLETAIAQSISVQPCVEKITVSIDRDMVRSKLNDEFGYCELEGRMLNVQIDAKYGSVRAHVSMEFNKELDYPLMKIDKVY; via the coding sequence ATGGCCGAAAACACAATAACCGACAGGGATAACGTTTTTTTTGAAGCTGGAATTAAACTTGGAGCTTTGTATCATCAGTTCACCGGTTCTCCTGTGAGCCTGAGGACGGTGGAAAGTCTTGAGACTGCTATTGCGCAGAGCATCTCTGTGCAGCCCTGTGTTGAAAAGATAACCGTTTCTATCGACAGGGATATGGTACGTTCAAAGCTTAATGATGAATTTGGTTACTGTGAGCTGGAAGGTCGCATGCTCAATGTCCAGATCGATGCAAAATACGGCTCCGTAAGAGCCCATGTCTCAATGGAGTTCAATAAAGAGCTGGATTATCCGTTAATGAAAATAGATAAGGTCTACTGA
- the hisC gene encoding histidinol-phosphate transaminase, which yields MPRYELIKEEVASIAKYVPGKSIDDIVRVYGLDPASVIKLGSNENPLGPSPKAVEALIKDAQGISIYPSADARELVEAISKYTGITADHIVASGPGMDGLLDGLTRLVISRGDEVILTTPTFSYYEISARANGAIPIYVQREEDFSVDVEKVLDAITPLTKIIFLCSPNNPSGNVVPEEDILRIAEATKALVFVDEAYVEFSDKNIAHLVPEYDNIIVGRTFSKAFGLAGMRIGYGMLPIWLREEYMKIATPFNVSTAAVSAGVAALSDTEHLNRSIELARAGKKYLQDNIPFKVYDTQANFVLVDVAPHKARDITTELLKKGIIVRDCTSFANAGDSLIRITIGTEEQNKKVVEGFTSI from the coding sequence TTGCCCAGATATGAACTGATAAAAGAAGAAGTTGCATCCATTGCAAAGTATGTTCCGGGCAAATCAATTGATGATATTGTAAGAGTCTATGGACTGGACCCTGCATCGGTCATCAAACTCGGTTCGAACGAGAACCCACTGGGACCTTCACCAAAAGCAGTGGAAGCACTAATAAAAGATGCACAGGGGATCAGTATTTACCCTTCAGCAGATGCACGTGAGCTTGTAGAAGCGATATCCAAATACACGGGGATAACTGCTGATCACATCGTAGCTTCAGGTCCCGGCATGGACGGACTTCTGGACGGCCTCACAAGACTTGTCATCAGCCGCGGTGATGAGGTCATCCTTACAACACCGACATTCTCCTACTACGAGATCTCTGCACGTGCAAACGGTGCAATTCCTATTTACGTCCAGCGTGAAGAAGACTTCTCAGTGGACGTTGAAAAAGTACTTGATGCCATCACACCACTCACAAAGATCATCTTCCTGTGCTCACCAAACAACCCTTCAGGTAATGTTGTACCGGAAGAGGACATACTCCGGATCGCAGAAGCCACTAAAGCCCTTGTATTCGTTGATGAAGCATACGTGGAATTTTCTGACAAGAATATCGCACACCTTGTTCCGGAATATGACAACATCATTGTCGGAAGGACATTCTCAAAAGCATTCGGTCTTGCCGGAATGAGGATCGGATACGGAATGCTTCCAATATGGCTCAGGGAAGAATACATGAAGATAGCAACTCCATTCAATGTCAGCACCGCAGCAGTCTCTGCAGGTGTTGCTGCACTTTCAGATACCGAACACCTGAACAGGAGCATTGAACTGGCTCGTGCGGGTAAGAAATATCTTCAGGATAACATCCCGTTCAAGGTCTATGACACCCAGGCAAACTTTGTCCTTGTTGACGTAGCCCCACACAAAGCACGTGATATTACCACAGAATTACTTAAAAAAGGGATCATTGTGCGTGACTGCACTTCCTTTGCCAATGCGGGAGATTCACTCATACGAATTACCATTGGCACAGAAGAACAGAACAAAAAGGTTGTGGAAGGTTTCACTTCCATTTAA
- a CDS encoding acetylornithine transaminase, with protein sequence MTKETTLSKDYKSIVEKDGKYVMQTYTRQPIALESGKGSVVRDINGNEFIDCVAGIAVNNVGHCHPRVVEAISKQAEKLIHVSNIYYTDVQAQLAEELINITSMGRAFFCNSGTEAVEAAMKLARVTTGKTEFIAAEHSFHGRTMGSLTVTHKSIYRTPFEPLIQGEKFVAYNDAQAIRDEITKDTAAVIVEPIQGEGGINVPSDEYLKEVREICDENDMLLIFDEVQTGFGRTGKWFCKDHSKVVPDIMTMAKAIGGGFPMGAIVARDGISFGKSQHAATFGGGPLACAASLASINVIRDEGLVEHSAQKGEYFMDKLRLLELDNIVEVRGRGLMIGVEINKPCADIVDLARENGVLLNCTSEKVIRIAPPLVITKEQIDTVVDVLAQI encoded by the coding sequence ATGACCAAAGAGACTACCCTATCAAAGGATTACAAATCAATTGTAGAAAAGGACGGAAAGTACGTAATGCAGACATACACACGCCAACCCATCGCTCTTGAGAGTGGGAAAGGTTCAGTTGTCCGCGATATCAACGGTAATGAGTTCATTGATTGTGTGGCAGGAATTGCCGTAAACAATGTGGGACACTGCCACCCTCGCGTCGTAGAGGCGATCAGCAAACAGGCAGAGAAGCTCATACACGTTTCAAACATATACTATACCGATGTGCAGGCACAACTTGCCGAGGAACTTATCAATATTACCAGCATGGGCCGTGCATTCTTCTGTAACTCCGGTACCGAAGCCGTTGAGGCCGCAATGAAACTGGCAAGGGTCACAACAGGAAAGACCGAGTTCATCGCAGCGGAACACTCATTCCATGGCCGTACAATGGGTTCTCTTACAGTAACACACAAATCCATTTACAGGACACCGTTTGAACCTCTTATACAGGGGGAAAAGTTTGTTGCCTACAACGATGCACAGGCGATCAGGGATGAAATAACAAAAGATACTGCAGCAGTTATCGTAGAACCCATACAGGGAGAAGGCGGTATCAATGTCCCATCAGACGAGTATCTCAAAGAGGTACGTGAGATCTGTGATGAGAACGACATGCTCCTGATATTCGATGAGGTCCAGACCGGTTTTGGAAGGACAGGAAAATGGTTCTGTAAAGACCATTCAAAGGTAGTTCCGGACATCATGACCATGGCAAAAGCAATCGGCGGAGGATTCCCAATGGGTGCTATTGTGGCACGTGATGGCATATCCTTTGGAAAGAGCCAGCATGCTGCAACCTTCGGAGGCGGGCCACTGGCATGTGCAGCATCCCTTGCATCCATTAATGTGATCAGGGACGAAGGTCTTGTGGAGCACTCAGCACAGAAGGGAGAGTATTTCATGGACAAGCTCAGGTTACTTGAGCTTGACAACATTGTGGAAGTTCGTGGACGCGGACTCATGATAGGCGTGGAGATCAACAAACCCTGTGCAGACATTGTGGACCTTGCAAGAGAAAATGGTGTGCTCCTTAACTGCACATCCGAGAAAGTTATCCGTATCGCACCTCCTCTGGTTATCACCAAAGAACAGATCGACACGGTGGTGGATGTACTTGCCCAGATATGA